A portion of the Mycoplasmopsis mustelae genome contains these proteins:
- the scpB gene encoding SMC-Scp complex subunit ScpB, whose amino-acid sequence MKNKILEALLYVQGDEGLTLEQVKEIFGLNTLHEAKKVMMDFHKSFNEEDRGLKVVSFNEVYKLATREGVKEYITKMVSITRPHRLSNAAIEVAGIVAYKQPITRSQINRVRGTASDQVINTLLLKGVIEEVGISPTPGRPVLYGVTNKFYDHFKITNMRDLPKLDDFNYIDGVENEANDFDLFASQREYK is encoded by the coding sequence ATGAAAAATAAAATATTAGAAGCCTTACTTTACGTCCAAGGTGATGAGGGATTAACTTTAGAACAAGTTAAAGAAATTTTTGGTTTAAACACATTACACGAAGCTAAAAAAGTTATGATGGATTTTCATAAAAGTTTTAATGAAGAAGACCGTGGATTAAAGGTGGTATCCTTTAACGAGGTCTATAAATTAGCCACACGCGAAGGCGTTAAAGAATATATCACTAAAATGGTCTCTATTACTAGACCACATCGCTTGTCTAACGCTGCAATTGAAGTAGCAGGAATTGTAGCATATAAACAACCAATAACCCGTAGTCAAATTAATCGTGTTCGTGGAACAGCTTCTGATCAAGTTATTAATACCTTACTTTTAAAAGGTGTAATTGAAGAAGTAGGTATTTCACCTACACCAGGACGCCCGGTTTTGTATGGTGTAACTAATAAATTTTATGATCATTTTAAAATTACAAATATGCGTGATTTACCAAAATTAGATGATTTTAACTATATCGATGGTGTAGAAAATGAAGCAAATGATTTTGATTTATTTGCTAGTCAAAGAGAATATAAATAA